Proteins encoded together in one Eubalaena glacialis isolate mEubGla1 chromosome 7, mEubGla1.1.hap2.+ XY, whole genome shotgun sequence window:
- the TCF19 gene encoding transcription factor 19, which produces MLPCFQLLRIGGGKGGDLYTFHPPSGAGCTYRLGCRADLCDVALRPQQEPGFISGVHAELHAERRGDDWRVSLENHSSQGTLVNNVRLPRGHRLELSDGDLLTFGPEGPPETSPSEFYLFQQVRVKPQDFAAITTPRSRGEEGTGVGFRPMLPSQGAPQRPLSTLSPAPKATLILNSIGSLSKLHSQPLTFSRSGGRPQSLPLPTPAGEVGTTPSVPPPRNRRKSAHRVLAELDDEREAPKSPPPVLMEPRKKLRVEKTPLTPSGNRRGRPRKHPVSNPRAPPTVGGGEHCAAPCCCLPQEETVAWVQCDGCDIWFHVACVGCSIQAAREADFQCPGCRVGIQT; this is translated from the exons ATGCTGCCTTGCTTCCAGCTGCTGCGCATAGGGGGCGGCAAGGGTGGCGATCTCTACACCTTCCACCCCCCAAGTGGGGCTGGCTGCACCTACCGCTTGGGGTGCAGGGCCGACCTCTGTGATGTGGCCCTGCGGCCCCAGCAGGAGCCCGGCTTCATCTCTGGAGTCCATGCGGAGCTGCACGCTGAACGCCGGGGTGACGACTGGAGGGTCAGCCTGGAGAACCATAGCAGCCAAG GGACTTTGGTCAATAATGTCCGACTCCCAAGGGGTCACAGGCTGGAGTTGAGTGATGGTGACCTTCTGACCTTTGGCCCTGAAGGGCCCCCAGAAACCAGCCCCTCAGAGTTCTACTTGTTTCAGCAAGTCCGAGTCAAACCTCAAGATTTTGCTGCCATTACTACCCCACGGTCTAGGGGAGAAGAGGGAACCGGGGTTGGTTTCCGGCCCATGCTGCCCTCCCAGGGGGCTCCACAGCGCCCCCTCAgcaccctctcccctgcccccaaagCCACGCTGATCCTCAACTCCATTGGCAGCCTCAGCAAGCTCCACTCCCAGCCCCTCACCTTCTCACGGAGTGGGGGTAGGCCACAGAGCCTGCCTCTTCCCACTCCAGCTGGGGAAGTGGGGACCACCCCTTCTGTCCCACCCCCAAGAAACCGGAGGAAATCAGCTCACCGCGTGTTGGCAGAACTGGATGATGAGAGAGAGGCTCCCAAGAGCCCCCCACCGGTCCTTATGGAGCCCAGGAAGAAACTCCGTGTAGAGAAAACCCCACTGACACCCAGTGG AAATCGACGTGGGCGTCCTCGGAAACACCCAGTGAGCAACCCCAGGGCTCCCCCTACAGTTGGGGGCGGGGAGCACTGTGCAGCCCCTTGTTGCTGCCTACCCCAAGAAGAGACAGTAGCCTGGGTTCAGTGTGATGGTTGTGACATCTGGTTCCATGTGGCCTGTGTTGGTTGCAGCATCCAGGCTGCCAGGGAGGCCGACTTCCAGTGCCCAGGCTGTCGTGTAGGCATCCAGACCTAA
- the POU5F1 gene encoding POU domain, class 5, transcription factor 1, protein MAGHLASDFAFSPPPGGGGDGPGGPEPGWVDPRTWMSFQGPPGGSGIGPGVGPGAEVWGLPACPPPYDFCGGMAYCAPQVGVGLVPQGGLETPQPEGEAGAGVESNSEGASPEPCAAPAGSVKLDKEKLEPSPEESQDIKALQKDLEQFAKLLKQKRITLGYTQADVGLTLGVLFGKVFSQTTICRFEALQLSFKNMCKLRPLLQKWVEEADNNENLQEICKAETLVQARKRKRTSIENRVRGNLESMFLQCPKPTLQQISHIAQQLGLEKDVVRVWFCNRRQKGKRSSSDYSQREDFEAAGSPFSGGPVSFPLAPGPHFGTPGYGGPHFTTLYSSVPFPEGEAFPSVSVTTLGSPMHSN, encoded by the exons ATGGCGGGACACCTGGCTTCCGACTTCGCCTTCTCGCCCCCGCCGGGCGGTGGAGGCGATGGGCCGGGAGGGCCAGAGCCGGGCTGGGTTGATCCTCGGACCTGGATGAGCTTCCAAGGGCCTCCCGGTGGGTCAGGGATCGGGCCGGGGGTTGGGCCCGGCGCCGAGGTGTGGGGTCTTCCCGCGTGCCCCCCGCCCTATGACTTCTGCGGAGGGATGGCCTACTGTGCACCTCAGGTTGGAGTGGGGCTGGTGCCCCAAGGCGGCCTGGAGACCCCTCAGCCCGAGGGCGAGGCGGGAGCCGGGGTGGAGAGCAACTCCGAGGGGGCCTCCCCGGAGCCCTGCGCCGCCCCCGCTGGCTCCGTGAAGCTGGACAAGGAGAAGCTGGAGCCGAGCCCCGAGGAG TCCCAGGACATCAAAGCTCTTCAGAAAGACCTTGAACAATTTGCCAAGCTCCTAAAGCAGAAGAGGATCACCCTGGGATATACCCAGGCCGATGTGGGGCTCACCCTGGGGGTTCTCTTTG GGAAGGTGTTCAGCCAAACGACCATCTGCCGTTTTGAGGCTTTGCAGCTCAGTTTCAAGAACATGTGTAAGCTGCGGCCCCTGCTGCAGAAGTGGGTGGAGGAAGCTGACAACAACGAGAATCTGcaggag ATATGCAAGGCAGAGACCCTCGTGCAGGCCCGGAAGAGAAAGCGGACGAGTATTGAGAACCGAGTGAGAGGCAACCTGGAGAGCATGTTCCTGCAGTGCCCAAAGCCCACCCTGCAGCAGATCAGCCACATCGCTCAGCAGCTCGGGCTTGAGAAGGAT GTGGTCCGAGTGTGGTTCTGCAACCGTCGCCAGAAGGGCAAACGATCAAGCAGTGACTATTCGCAACGAGAGGATTTTGAGGCTGCTGGGTCTCCCTTCTCAGGGGGACCAGTATCCTTTCCTCTGGCGCCAGGGCCCCATTTTGGTACCCCAGGCTATGGGGGTCCTCATTTCACTACGCTGTACTCCTCAGTCCCATTTCCTGAGGGTGAGGCCTTTCCCTCGGTGTCTGTCACCACTCTGGGCTCCCCCATGCATTCAAATTGA